The following coding sequences lie in one Aspergillus puulaauensis MK2 DNA, chromosome 3, nearly complete sequence genomic window:
- a CDS encoding putative MFS monocarboxylate transporter (COG:G;~EggNog:ENOG410PJIM;~InterPro:IPR011701,IPR036259;~PFAM:PF07690;~TransMembrane:12 (i95-115o135-154i161-181o187-211i223-242o254-274i295-320o332-350i362-382o388-413i425-447o453-473i);~go_function: GO:0022857 - transmembrane transporter activity [Evidence IEA];~go_process: GO:0055085 - transmembrane transport [Evidence IEA]) — MAVEESDVGQPGYSASINEKTNTARPVEGSSSDDVRSLRNSPEDVESVIDQSQDKDLTRTPTNMSHVGAFAARTLSIVRTRESGKDIGPPPDGGFLAWSQVALAHFVIFNTWGYINSFGVFQTYYTETLGRSPSDISWVGSIQIFLLFFIGTFSGRATDAGYFKVILTTGAVLELFCIFMTSLCTKYWQLFLAQGVGQGIGCGLMFCPTIALTPTYFSKNRSVAIGIVASGSATGGLVFPAVVMRLLPQIGYGWTMRTLGFISLATLTPCLIFLRQRLPPRKNGPLVEWAAFKESSYSFFAIGMFLNFWGLYIGFFYIGSFSREIIGVSTETSIYVLLLMNGIGLLGRVIPNSMADLYTGPLNMLIPFSFATGLIAFCWAGVHSISGVYGFAAFYGLAAAGIQSLFPATLSTLTTDLKKMGARMGMIMSVVGVAALIGSPIAGALVQRGDGDYLYAQMFMGTVIIAGTLNLIAARTAKLRGFVWERA; from the coding sequence ATGGCGGTAGAAGAATCCGATGTCGGCCAACCCGGCTATTCAGCATCCATAAACGAGAAAACCAATACTGCCAGGCCAGTAGAGGGCAGTTCGAGCGACGATGTCAGGTCCTTGAGAAATTCACCGGAGGACGTGGAGTCAGTGATTGATCAAAGCCAGGACAAGGATCTGACGAGAACCCCGACGAACATGAGCCATGTTGGTGCTTTCGCAGCTAGAACCCTGTCAATTGTCCGCACCAGAGAATCGGGAAAAGATATCGGCCCTCCTCCGGATGGTGGTTTTCTTGCCTGGTCACAGGTAGCACTGGCACATTTCGTCATTTTCAACACCTGGGGGTATATTAACAGTTTTGGTGTCTTTCAGACGTATTATACTGAGACCTTGGGACGGTCTCCGTCAGATATTTCCTGGGTTGGGAGCATCCAGATTTTCCTGCTTTTCTTTATTGGCACGTTCTCTGGTCGGGCAACCGATGCTGGCTACTTCAAGGTCATTCTGACAACGGGCGCAGTGCTGGAACTTTTCTGCATTTTCATGACTTCGCTGTGCACCAAATACTGGCAATTGTTTCTTGCGCAGGGGGTAGGACAAGGCATTGGATGCGGTCTGATGTTTTGTCCCACCATTGCGTTAACACCCACGTACTTTAGCAAGAACCGATCTGTTGCCATTGGAATCGTGGCCTCAGGATCTGCAACTGGAGGGCTTGTCTTTCCTGCTGTTGTTATGCGCCTACTACCGCAGattggatatggatggaCTATGCGGACATTGGGTTTCATATCACTAGCAACCCTGACACCCTGCTTAATCTTCCTGAGACAACGACTGCCACCGCGCAAAAATGGGCCGCTCGTTGAATGGGCCGCTTTCAAAGAATCATCCTACTCATTCTTCGCTATCGGCATGTTTCTCAACTTCTGGGGACTATACATTGGCTTTTTCTATATCGGAAGCTTCAGCCGCGAAATCATTGGTGTGTCGACGGAGACATCGATCTATGTCCTTTTACTCATGAATGGTATCGGCCTTTTAGGTCGTGTCATTCCGAACTCCATGGCCGATCTGTATACTGGCCCGCTGAACATGTTGATCCCCTTCAGCTTTGCTACAGGCCTGATTGCCTTCTGTTGGGCAGGTGTGCACAGCATTAGCGGGGTGTACGGTTTTGCCGCCTTCTACGGCCTTGCGGCAGCTGGAATCCAGTCTCTCTTCCCGGCGACATTGAGCACCCTCACAACCGACCTCAAAAAGATGGGGGCGCGAATGGGAATGATTATGAGCGTAGTGGGAGTTGCGGCCCTAATTGGGTCTCCTATTGCCGGGGCGCTGGTCCagcgaggagatggagattaCTTGTACGCTCAAATGTTCATGGGCACTGTGATAATAGCGGGGACACTGAACTTGATTGCGGCTCGGACCGCTAAGTTGAGAGGGTTTGTTTGGGAGAGAGCATAA
- the orlA gene encoding putative alpha,alpha-trehalose-phosphate synthase subunit Tps2 (CAZy:GT20;~COG:G;~EggNog:ENOG410PI8E;~InterPro:IPR001830,IPR003337,IPR006379,IPR036412, IPR023214;~PFAM:PF00982,PF02358;~go_function: GO:0003824 - catalytic activity [Evidence IEA];~go_process: GO:0005992 - trehalose biosynthetic process [Evidence IEA]) has translation MPLQPTVLKPNGRPGEVRFDSFSDASSQNIPGASASAPVTAGLDTPPDAVNHAKSGSELLRRLSLKEVLTMRATDFQQQYSSLSLTGRIISVAFCIPHKLYFRAGEDWELKPRPGSSALFDSFAYLASDKSGWAHTLVGWTGEVEPLHKESTPLQPNRPNNGTKLPAALDNASRALNKWSTPMSLDASRLQFNNAAAESFTVNGSDRERLGKQLSSTRHGKIAPVWLSDESEVPENLVHLEDQSRWRRYAEKELYALLHYKQHGPTDGRFERDSWADYVRMNRLFADRIIREYKEGDIVWIHDYHLFLLPSILRQHIPNVYIGFYLHTPFPSSEFMRCLAKRKEILTGVLGANMIGFQTFSYSRHFSSCCTRVLGFESNSAGVDAYGAHVAVDVFPIGIDAETIQKAAFESVDTENAVAGLRKLYAGVKIIVGRDRLDSARGVAQKLQAFETFLERFPEWRDKVVLIQVTSPTSVEEEKEEHKIASRISNLVDTINGRFGSLSFSPVKYYPQYLSPHEYFALLRVADVGLITTVRDGMNTTSLEYIICQQDGHSPLILSEFSGTAGALSSAIHINPWDTIGVADAINKALTVPAAEKKEQHLKLYKHVTTNTVSAWSNQFISRLLTNLSSFDQSVATPALDRAKLLKQYRKARKRLFMFDYDGTLTPIVKDPQSAIPSDRVLRTLKSLAADPRNAVWIISGRDQAFLDEWMGHIPELGLSAEHGCFIRMPRSDIWKNLAETTDMGWQREVMEIYQHFTERTQGSFIERKKVALTWHYRRADPEYGAFQARECRKQLEEHVSKAWDVEVMAGKANLEVRPRFVNKGFIATRLVEAYENGKIPEFILCSGDDFTDEDMFRALKKFELPSHHVYTVTVGASSKQTEAGWHLLEPSDVIETVTMLNSSSSGQEY, from the exons ATGCCGTTACAGCCCACCGTCTTAAAGCCCAACGGGAGGCCAGGAGAAGTTCGATTTGATTCATTTTCAGATGCCTCATCCCAAAATATACCTGGGGCGTCTGCCTCTGCTCCGGTTACCGCTGGGTTAGACACGCCACCTGACGCAGTTAACCATGCGAAATCGGGGAGTGAACTGCTACGTCGACTGAGCTTAAAGGAAGTACTCACAATGCGAGCAACCGACTTTCAGCAACAGTACTCGAGTTTAAGCCTTACCGGTAGAATTATTAGTGTTGCTTTCTGCATCCCACACAAGCTTTACTTCCGAGCGGGCGAAGACTGG GAACTGAAACCTCGCCCTGGATCTTCTGCCTTGTTTGATTCATTTGCATACTTGGCTTCTGATAAGTCGGGTTGGGCGCATACGCTGGTTGGATGGACCGGAGAAGTAGAGCCTCTGCACAAGGAAAGCACTCCTTTACAGCCAAATCGTCCCAATAACGGCACAAAATTGCCCGCCGCACTTGACAACGCTTCGCGAGCTCTCAATAAGTGGTCAACCCCAATGTCCCTTGATGCGAGCAGGCTGCAATTTAATAATGCTGCGGCGGAGTCCTTCACAGTGAATGGAAGTGATAGAGAACGACTAGGAAAACAGCTGAGTTCAACCCGCCACGGCAAGATTGCACCGGTCTGGCTGTCAGATGAATCTGAAGTACCGGAGAATTTGGTTCATCTAGAGGATCAGAGCAGATGGAGACGCTACGCAGAGAAAGAACTTTATGCCCTCTTACACTATAAACAGCATGGTCCCACAGACGGCAGATTCGAGCGGGACTCGTGGGCGGATTATGTGAGGATGAATCGACTTTTTGCGGATCGTATAATCCGGGAATACAAAGAGGGTGATATCGTTTGGATTCACGACTATCATCTATTTCTACTCCCAAGTATTTTACGACAGCACATCCCGAACGTTTACATTGGGTTCTACTTGCACACCCCGTTTCCGAGCAGCGAATTTATGCGGTGTCTAGCCAAACGGAAAGAAATACTCACCGGCGTACTTGGCGCAAACATGATTGGGTTCCAAACATTCTCCTACTCTCGGCATTTCTCGTCCTGCTGTACTCGCGTTTTAGGCTTTGAGTCCAACTCGGCTGGCGTTGATGCTTATGGTGCCCATGTGGCCGTGGATGTCTTCCCCATCGGTATCGACGCGGAGACAATACAGAAGGCTGCATTTGAGAGTGTAGACACCGAAAATGCAGTAGCAGGGCTACGTAAGCTATACGCTGGGGTGAAAATCATTGTCGGTCGTGATCGCCTAGATAGTGCCCGTGGTGTCGCCCAAAAGCTCCAAGCTTTTGAAACGTTCCTCGAACGCTTCCCTGAATGGCGTGATAAGGTTGTGCTCATCCAGGTCACCAGTCCAACTAgtgttgaggaagagaaagaggagcaTAAGATTGCCAGCCGAATCTCGAATTTGGTTGATACAATTAACGGCCGTTTTGGATCGTTGAGCTTCTCTCCGGTTAAGTATTATCCTCAATATCTCTCCCCACATGAATACTTTGCATTGTTGCGGGTGGCCGATGTCGGACTGATTACGACAGTTCGTGATGGCATGAATACGACAAGCTTGGAGTACATTATTTGCCAGCAGGACGGCCACAGCCCTCTCATTTTATCCGAGTTTTCCGGAACAGCGGGGGCATTATCTAGCGCGATTCACATAAACCCGTGGGACACTATCGGGGTCGCAGATGCGATAAACAAAGCTCTGACAGTGCCTGCCGCTGAGAAAAAGGAACAGCATCTAAAGCTATACAAACACGTCACAACAAACACAGTTTCAGCCTGGTCTAACCAGTTTATCTCTCGTCTACTCACGaatctttcttccttcgaTCAATCCGTGGCAACCCCGGCCCTCGATAGGGCTAAACTTTTGAAGCAATATCGCAAAGCTCGAAAGAGGCTCTTCATGTTTGACTATGATGGCACCCTTACACCGATTGTGAAGGACCCCCAATCTGCTATACCGTCAGATCGCGTTCTGCGGACCCTCAAGAGTCTGGCGGCAGATCCCCGAAATGCCGTGTGGATTATCAGTGGACGCGACCAGGCGTTTTTAGATGAATGGATGGGCCATATTCCTGAACTGGGACTAAGTGCAGAGCATGGCTGCTTCATCCGAATGCCACGATCAGATATTTGGAAAAACCTAGCGGAAACAACTGACATGGGCTGGCAGAGGGAAGTCATGGAGATATATCAACACTTCACGGAGCGTACTCAGGGGTCTTTTAtcgagagaaagaaagtgGCTTTGACCTGGCACTACCGACGGGCGGACCCTGAATATGGTGCGTTCCAGGCGCGAGAATGTcggaagcagctggaggagcaCGTATCCAAAGCTTGGGACGTTGAAGTGATGGCTGGGAAGGCCAACCTCGAGGTTCGACCGAGATTTGTGAACAAGGGTTTTATCGCGACGCGGTTGGTGGAAGCATATGAGAATGGGAAAATACCGGAGTTTATCTTGTGTTCCGGTGATGATTTTACAGATGAAG ACATGTTCCGTGCTTTGAAGAAGTTTGAACTACCATCGCATCACGTTTACACTGTCACTGTTGGTGCAAGTTCGAAACAGACTGAAGCGGGTTGGCATCTCCTCGAACCCAGTGATGTTATTGAAACCGTTACCATGCTCAATAGCAGTTCTTCCGGCCAGGAATATTAA
- a CDS encoding uncharacterized protein (COG:L;~EggNog:ENOG410PX2Q) yields MRFRIANRLLSSPTVPRRSFHNVSAQAKDPMIFENSLEKTLEEHRSVNRACLIRKVVSGPDSHRRTRLASRDKSPKSVSSKSPVRRESQSQLLATATQSPTLQNGEKSHGLTDEELITALPFHSPMRLKLGKGQAKQRPWLSQLDPNQRFLSGVSQLDAELRALEKYLTPTMQEVEVADQVTSEITDIISNPARYTPPSIIRTGFEMSHSDLKLMISVPGADRHEMLRNYTRLLKVAWRALGECPKYELRRTLGSPVTRVVVHKPTGLSFRLHCADAEPAYIERIRYFHSQYPELRCIYIATQLILTTAGAFGSRRSSISREGLQMLIAAFLKMSDGRFRSSASCGESFLAFLHLFGTEIDLLTTGVTVDPPGFFDARSVEEAWHANEPKDRPPYLLGQRSLIRSKKYTKKKRSRFVNTGLLLQDPTDYMQNLGHTQSRTPFIQHVLATTYENLELALKNWNPAHHLTQKTSVLDKVLHVSFEEFESRRASILAASTASNKT; encoded by the coding sequence ATGCGCTTTCGCATAGCCAATCGCCTTCTATCCTCACCTACAGTTCCCCGCCGGAGCTTCCACAATGTCTCCGCCCAAGCGAAAGATCCCATGATATTCGAAAACAGCCTCGAGAAAACCCTCGAAGAGCACCGATCGGTAAACCGAGCATGCTTGATACGCAAGGTCGTTTCTGGGCCTGATTCACACAGACGGACTCGCCTTGCTTCCCGAGATAAATCGCCCAAATCAGTGTCGTCCAAGTCACCAGTACGGCGCGAATCGCAAAGCCAACTATTGGCGACAGCTACACAATCGCCTACCCTCCAAAATGGTGAAAAGTCGCATGGTCTAACCGATGAGGAGCTGATCACGGCTCTGCCCTTCCATTCGCCAATGAGATTGAAATTGGGGAAAGGGCAAGCAAAGCAACGTCCATGGCTTTCTCAACTGGACCCAAATCAGCGTTTTTTGAGCGGCGTCTCGCAACTTGATGCGGAGCTTCGAGCTCTGGAAAAATACTTAACTCCAACCATGCAGGAAGTAGAAGTGGCGGATCAGGTTACATCTGAGATCACCGACATCATTTCAAACCCAGCGCGCTATACGCCCCCCAGCATTATACGCACGGGGTTCGAGATGAGCCATTCTGATTTAAAACTCATGATCTCAGTTCCAGGTGCGGATCGACACGAGATGCTTCGCAACTATACCAGGCTCCTTAAGGTCGCCTGGCGTGCTCTTGGTGAATGTCCTAAATACGAACTACGACGCACTCTTGGGTCGCCAGTCACTCGTGTGGTCGTTCACAAGCCCACCGGACTCTCGTTCCGCTTGCACTGCGCCGATGCTGAGCCCGCATACATTGAACGTATCCGATATTTCCACTCGCAATATCCGGAGCTTCGTTGCATATACATCGCCACACAATTGATCCTAACTACCGCAGGCGCTTTTGGTAGCCGCAGGAGCTCGATAAGCCGCGAGGGCCTACAAATGCTCATCGCGGCCTTCCTCAAAATGTCCGATGGTCGCTTTCGCAGTAGTGCCAGTTGCGGTGAATCATTCCTCGCGTTCTTGCACCTTTTCGGTACTGAAATAGACCTTTTAACAACTGGTGTTACAGTCGATCCCCctggcttcttcgacgcccGCTCGGTGGAGGAAGCATGGCACGCGAACGAGCCTAAAGACCGCCCACCTTACCTCCTCGGGCAACGCTCACTCATCAGATCGAAGAAATACACCAAGAAAAAGCGTAGCAGATTTGTTAATACGGGCTTATTATTGCAAGATCCAACGGATTACATGCAAAACCTCGGTCACACCCAGTCACGAACACCATTCATACAACATGTTTTGGCAACGACATATGAAAACTTAGAATTAGCCCTAAAAAACTGGAACCCGGCTCATCATCTTACACAGAAGACGAGCGTCCTGGATAAGGTTTTACACGTGAGTTTTGAGGAATTCGAGTCGCGGAGGGCGTCTATACTTGCCGCTAGCACTGCTTCAAACAAAACATAA